The Deefgea tanakiae DNA segment ATTGCTTTTTGGTTTGATAGCACTCAAGTACACTTACAAGTACTACCAAGCACGGCCCGACATCAAACCACTAAAAAAGTAGATCGTGCCAATTACGAACAGCTCAAACAATTAATTGCACGTAATATGCAAACCGATTGTATTGCAGCAGATTAGATGTGCAGGAAATTTTTATGGCCGAAAAACAATTGCTCACCCCAATCCAGTTAAAAGATCCTACTCCTTATCTAGTCAGCGATCCGAACCAGATTGATTTCACGCTCAAATCATTGGCTAGAAAACCTGAATTAGTATGTTTATATTCGGATAAACATCGCCAGTTATTTGTTTTGAGTGCTATATTAGATGTTAACTTGGAAAATTTAATTTTCGATTACGGCCCTGATTCAGAACTTAATCAGCAAATAGTCACATCAAATAAAATCTGCTGCGTCTCTCACCTTAATAGTGTTCATTATCAATTTGAATTAACAAACCTTCAACAAGTAGAGTTTAATAATCAACCAGCGTTCCAAAGCGCCATCCCTTCACAGATTTTACGATTACAGCGTCGAGACTACTACCGGCTTTCTGTACCTTTATCGACCCCGTTATCTTGCCTAATTCCAATAGGTAATGAGCAAGCTGAAATATCAATTGCAGATATTAGTCTAGGCGGTGTTGGTTTACTCGGCTACTTTCCAGATATTTCGCTAGAAGTTGGCAATACTTTAAAAAACTGCCGCATCGAACTCCCACAAATGGGTGTAATTACAGCAGATATTGAAGTGTGCACTAGCAACGAACAAATCCTTAGAAATGGCATTCGCACCTTACGAAGTGGGTGCCGCTTTTTAAATCTTTCGGGCACTGGACAAACTTTATTGCAACGCTATATTAATCAAATTGAACGAAAACGCTTAACACTAGAATGATTAAAACCTACCCAGTTCCTGATCCAGCTATTGCGCTGCGATCACTTATACGCCAAGTAGATAGTCATAAAGGCCTATATGGAAATGTTGCGGTCATTGGTGGCGCTAATAGCATGATTGGTGCTGCCCTGCTCGCTGGACGTGCAGCACTAAAACATGGCACAGGAAAAGTCAGCATTGGGTTACTCAACGACAATTTTCAAGTCGACCCAGAACAGCCCGAACTCATGGTTTACAAATCGAAGCGACTCATTAAGAATACCTCGCTAACTCATATCCTACTCGGGCCTGGCCTGGGGCAATCTAAAAAAGCAAACACCCTGCTTGAAATGTGCTTACGCACAAACAAACCTTTAATTATTGACGCAGATGGTTTGAATCTAATAAGCAAAAGTCTCAAACTCCAATTATTACTCAAACATCGCCAAGCCGAAACTATCATTACTCCACACCCTATGGAAGCAGCAAGGCTACTGCAATGCGATACTTCAGATATTCAAAAAAATAGACCAGTAGCAATAATGAAGCTACAAAGTATATTTCAATGCGGAGTCATTCTTAAAGGACACGACACTTTAGTTCTAGGTAATAACTCTAAGCTTTTTCAGAATAATACTGGCAATTCTGCGCTTAGCAGTGCAGGACAAGGCGATGTATTAGGCGGTATTATTCTTGCTTTATGGGCGCAAGGATTGAGTCTTATTGAAGCATGCTGTTGCGGTGTTTATATTCACGGAAAGGCTGCAGACACTTGGCGAATTAGCAATTCAGAACGAATCGGTTTAACCGCGACTGAAACAATTGAATTTAGTCGGTGTTGTTTAAATAATTATCTTTAATAAAAAAACGCCCAATCCATTGATTGGGCGTATTAAGTTCAAGCGGTTAATTCGTTACGGAACAAATTAGAAATCAGTACGCACACCGACTGACAATATATCTGCACTTTGACCATTATTTACACTAAAGCCCGACTCTGTAACAAAGCTTGCGTTTTTGTCATTATCCAGCATTGTGTAAGTCGCATAAATACGTGATTTCTTAGACAAATTGTAGGTTGCGCCAAAAGAAATTTGCTCGCCACCAGAATCAGCTAACGTATCCACATCATTAACTGTAACGTAAGTTGCTAGGAAATTGAATTTATCGAACTTATATGATGCAGCAATTGCATATGAATCTTGATCACGTGCTTTTTTTCCATCATCACGTGTTACATTTTCATATGTAAGACCTAGACCAAAGTCCATATATTTGGCATTAGCGCCAACCATAAAGCCACTTACACTTGAACCATCGCTTGTACCTTTAAGCGTGATTTTTGATGACTTATAATCAGATGATTGGTCCATTGACATCGAATATACGGCACCAATGTTAAACATTTTGTCACTCCAAGAGCCACCAATCTGGTAGGTTGAAGCATCAAACTTATCTGTTTTTTCGCCAATAGTATAAGAACCATGCGCATTAAAACCACTAAAATTAGGGGTTTCATAGTAAATCACTGATGCATCACGATTACCCAAACGACGGAGCATTTGTGAAGAGCCCATATAGCTTGACGAGTCGTTTATATTACCATCAAGAGTCGGTGACATATTCTTATAAATATTCTTATATGCATTATCCATTTTACCAAAGCGAGCAAAACCGAAGTCACCTTTGTAGCCAACATAAGTGTCGCGTGAGCCCCAAACAGCGCTGCTTGCTTTAGCGTAAGGATCACCAACATAAAAACGATTTTCTAACACCCAAACCAACTCGCCACCAAAATCTAGTTTGTCTTTGCCTGCCACACGGATACGAGAACCTTGGTCTGCAATATTGAACTGGTTAGTCCCAGATTTTACGCCAGTCGCACCAGCTTTCACGCCAACTTGGTCTGGACTAATGTATTCAAATGCAGTGCGAACGCTACCGCTGATAGTGACTTCAGCGTTAACAAATGATGATGTCATTGCTGCAGCAACTGACAAAGCTAGAATTTTGTACATGAATTTAAACTCTTAAAAAAATTAAAATATAGTTTGTAGCGAAATAAATAATCTGTTCAGTAAAATTAACAGACTATTATTTTACATGTGGCAATATTAACACTTAGACATTTCAAAGAGATGACAAAACCCAAATTGTCTTTTAAAAATGCGCTTTTTTTACCACAAATCATATTTAAAAATTTTCAAACTCACGCAAAAAAGGCAGCCAAAGCTGCCTTTTTCATCTAACTAATGATTATTAAATCACTAGATTAGAAACCAGTCCAAGTACCTACTAAGATACGAGTAGCATTGTCTTGGTTACCCGCTTTACCATCAGCATTTTGCCAGATAGCTGCATTTTTGTCCCAGTCGTTGCCAACCATGTTGTGACGGATTTGCAAGAATGCGCCAGTGTTTTTAGACAAAGAGTAATCCCATTGGAAGCCAATAGTTTCGAAGTCGTTGTCGTTTTGTACTTGGCCGTCTTTCTTAGCAGTTTGCAACATGTAACCAAGGCTCAAAGCGTTTTTGCCAAAGCCGTAAGTACCGCTTAGCAAGTAACCCATTTGGTCAGCTTCAACACCTTTGTTTGTTTCAGTAGTTACATTACGTACAGCAGCACGGATCGCTACATCAGCAATAGAACCACGAGCACCAACTACCCAGTTTGAGTAGCTCGCACCTTTATCTGTAGTAACGCCATTTGGCTTGCCTGCAGTTGGACCACCAGCCCAATCACGGCCAGCTGTTTGTGGCATACCATCTTCAACTGCGAAGTAGCCCATATCCAAATTAACTGGACCAATAGCGCCTTGCAATGTTACTTCGTATGCAGTAGCTGAATCGCTGTTACCGCCACCGAAGTCATAAGCAGCTGTCAAGTTGAAGCCACCGAATGATGGAGAAGCGTAGCTAATACCTTGGCCGAAACCAGTATTAGGAACTTCACCCATAGTGCCTGAGAAGCCTTTAGAGCCATATGGCCAGTCTTGGATCAGGTAAGTGTTAGACCATTGGTTACCGAACTTCAAAGTACCCCAGTCGCCACCGTAAGCAACCCAAGCTTCACGGATACCGAACGCATCAAAACGATCAGGAGTTGCAACTTTTTGAGCAAGACGCCAAGACAAAGTGCTGCCGTTGTCTAGTTTGTCTTTACCATCAACGTTTACAACGATTGCAATTTCTTGCAACATTTTACCGCCACCATCAGTGGTGTTGTTTGTACGGTAAAACAAGTCCATCTCAACTGAACCGTTGATTGAAACTTCAGCAAAAGCTGGAGCAGATACAGCAGCAGCTACAGCTGCAGCCAATAGAACGCGCTTGAACATTTATTATTCTCCAAAGATACGAGAGTTAAGTTAAAACCACCGTAACAGCAGGCCACAACCTGAACAATTGCCGCCACTGCTTTACAAACTCGAGAATACGCACTTTTAGTAACTCAAGCAAAGGCAAGACACTTGCGCACAACAAACTGTATCTCACGCGCAACAAAAAACGGCACATCACTGTGCCGTTTGAGTACAAAGCCTTTGTTTACAAAAAGCTAAAGGATTAGAACCCCGTCCAAGTACCCACCAAGATGCGCGTTGCAGTATCTTTACCACCATTCGCCGCGCCGTCCAACTGCCATGCACCGTGCATCACGCTAGTCTTATTCGCATTGTCCATCATATGGTGACGGGCCTGGACAAATGCACTGGTATTTTTAGACAATGCATAGTTGTATTGAGCGTTGATCACGTCCATGCCATCATTTGCAGTTACGCCATCTGTTTCACTATCAGCAACACGTTGGTAACCCAAATTGAAGTTATGCTTACCTGTTGTATAGCCAGCACGAACCAAGTATTGGTCTACTGTTGTTTTACCAGTACCTGCATGAATAGCATTATCAACATCGCCAGTCCATTCATTGCGTTTCATACTTGCCGCAACATTAAAGCCATTATCGAAGCTGTAGATTGCGCCAATGTTATATGCACGTGCTTTATTATCGCCAACATTGCTAGTGCCGCCGGAGAAGTCACCTGAGGTACCCCATGCGCTACCACCAAATACATATGCCTCAGAAGACATGGTTGCGCTATTTTTTGACTCAGAGTAGCCTGCATCCAAGCGCAAGCCACCTACGGCGTAATTTGCTGTGATTTCATAGGCATTAGCATCTGAATTACCAGACCCTAAATCATATTGAGCTTGGAAAGAGAACCCACCAAAGTTTGGCGAGAAGTAGCTAACCGCATTTGCGTATTGAACGTTATGTGCACCAAAGTCAGCCCATACGTTACCTTGTCCCTGAGCACCGTACGGCCAATCTAGTGTCAAATATTGATTCGAGAATTGGTTACCGAAACGAGCCTCACCCCAGCCGCCTTCATAACCGATCCATGCTTCGCGTTGACCAAAAGAATCATAACGACTTGGTGTTGCGACTTTCTGCGCCAAGCGCCATTTCAACGTATCACCGCTATCGAGTTTGTCTTTACCATCGATATTCACAATGATCGCGATTTCTTGACCAAACGCGCCATCACCGTTAGAGGCTTGATTTGTACGGTAGAAAAAATCCATTTCTGCAGAACCGCTGATTGCCACTTCTGCCATAGCAGGGGCGGCAAAAGCAGTTGCAAGTAAACTAACCATTAAGATACGTTTGAACATATTTAAATACTCCAGATTGAACAGAGAAAACCCAAGAACCCTAGGGCATGTGACGCATTATCCAGACTCAGTAGGATGCGCTCTGTGCAAAATGACGCTTCATCAGAATGTAAAACTACACCCATTTGCAACTTAAAACCCTGCTCGTCATATCTAGTTCGGTTGTAACATCAGCAACAAAAAAGCCAGTCGAAAATTTCGACTGGCTTCCCATTAAAAACTGCGCAACTAAATTTTATTTAGCAGCCATTACTCGAACCATTTCCAGTACTTTGCTTGAATAGCCCCATTCGTTATCGTACCAAGATACCAACTTAACGAAAGTCCCATCCAAAGCAATACCGGCACCTGCATCAAACACTGATGTGCAAGACTCGCCACGGAAGTCCGTTGAAACGACTTTCTCGGTGGTGTAGCCCAAAACGCCCTTCATTGCGCCTTCAGACGCCGCTTTCAATGTCGCGCAGATTTGCTCATAAGTTGCTTCTTTTTCTAGCTCAACCGTCAAGTCAACCACGGAAACATCAGAAGTTGGCACACGGAATGCCATACCAGTGAGTTTGCCTTTGATTTCTGGAATCACCACGCCAACGGCTTTTGCTGCGCCCGTTGATGAAGGAATGATGTTTTCCAAAATACCACGACCACCGCGCCAATCTTTGTTTGATGGACCATCTACCGTTTTTTGCGTTGCGGTTGCAGCATGAACAGTCGTCATCAAGCCACGCTTGATACCGAAGTTATCATTGATCACTTTAGCCAATGGCGCCAAGCAATTCGTTGTGCATGATGCATTAGAAATAATCGCTTGACCCGCGTACGTGTCATTGTTTACGCCATAAACAAACATTGGCGTGTCGTCTTTTGACGGCGCAGACATGATGACTTTCTTCGCACCAGCAGCCAAATGCGCTTCGCACGTTTCTTTCGTCAAGAACAAGCCAGTTGCTTCAACGATGACATCAGCACCCACTTCATCCCACTTTAATTCTGCAGGGTTTTTAACGGCACTAAGGCGGATCGTTTTGCCATTCACAACCAAATGGCCGTCAACAACCGCAACTTCACCTTTGAATTTACCGTGTACTGAATCATGTTTTAGCATGTACGCGAGGTATTCAGGCTCAAGCAAATCATTGATACCAACGATTTCAACATCATCAGCAAAGTTATAAACAGCAGCGCGGAATACCATGCGGCCAATACGGCCAAAACCATTGATACCAACTTTAATAGTCATGAATCATCTCCAGAGAATGGGAAAATCGAATAAATCGGGACGGTTAAGCATGCACTATGTAGCGCACTCTTGCCTTTGCGCCACGACAAACACCGCGCAAAAATTCTATCAAGAGCAAGACAAACAGGTATTAATTACAATTGCCGTAACAATCTATACGGGCTCACCATAGACAGCAAGCCCAACATCGCCGGCGGTCAATGACCCACGGCGACCTGACAATGTTATGGACGCAATGCAGCAGCTTCACGTGCTAAAGCGGTGATACCAGCCCAATCGCCAGCGGCAACCATCTCTTTTGGCGCTAACCAAGAGCCACCAACACAGCCCACGTTTGGCAATGCCAACAATTTTGGCGCCGACTCCAAGCTCACGCCACCCGTTGGGCAGAATAAAATTTGTGGCAATGGGCCGCCAAGCGCTTTCAGCATGGCCAAGCTACCAGCTTGCTCTGCAGGGAACAACTTCATTGCATCAAAGCCTTCTTCCAATGCCGCAATCGCTTCTGATGGCGTCATCACGCCTGGCAGCAATTGAATACCACATTCACGCGCAGCTGCAGCGAGTTTTGGGGTCAAGCCAGGAGTAACTGCAAATACCGCACCAGCATCTTTCGCTTGTTGGAATTGCTCTGGACGAACCACGGTACCGACACCAACGATCGCGCCTGGCACATTATCAGCAATGGCTTTAACTGCAGCTAAGGCAGCTTCAGTGCGCAAAGTCACTTCCAATACTCGGATACCACCTTCTACCAAAGCTTGCGCCAAAGGCACAGCGTGTTCCACTTTTTCAATGACCAAAACTGGCATCACCGAGCAAGAGCGCATAATGTCGCGAATTTGCATGTTCAACTCTTCCATTTTCGTTATAAAAATAAGCCACTCAAATAAATGACCCAGTAAAAAAAATTAGGTATAGCCACCTAGCCATTGTTATTAAATAGCTAGGTGGCCATACCCTTAAATCAATGTGCCAAACCCATACTCACAGCGCCTTCTTCGGCGCCGGTCGCATTTTGACGGAATGTAGTAAACAATTCGCGCCCCATGCCAAAACCATTTTTAGACATATCAGCCGTCACCACTTCACGAGCAGCCCAAACTGCTTCATCTACTTGCGCGACCAGCTCACCTGTCTCTGCGTTCAGCAAAATCATATCGCCAGTGCGAACTTTACCCAAGGCACCGCCCGATACAACTTCAGGCGTAATATGAATTGCTGCAGGCACTTTACCCGACGCGCCCGACATACGGCCATCGGTAACCAGCGCAACTTTGAAGCCGCGATCTTGCAATACGCCCAATGGCGGCGTGAGTTTATGTAACTCTGGCATGCCGTTAGCACGCGGGCCTTGGAAACGCACCACGGCGATAAAGTCTCGCTCAAGTTCGCCGCGTTTAAACGCTGCAATCACATCTTCTTGATCATCAAACACAATCGCTGGGGCATTCACGACACGGAACTCAGGCGCGACGGCCGAAGTTTTAATCACCGCACGACCCAAATTACCTTGCAGCAATTTGGTGCCACCATCAGCTTGGAATGGTTTTGCAACGGTACTCAATACTGTTGTGTCACCCGCAACCGTTGGCGCATCACGCCAAACCACAGCACCATTATCCAAGAATGGTTCTTGCGCATAATGACGTAAACCAAACCCTGCAGCAGTCCATACATCGTTATGCAATAGACCCGCATCCAGCAATTCACGAATCACGTAGCCCATGCCGCCCGCTGCATGGAAGTGATTCACATCCGCAGCGCCGTTTGGATAGACTTTGGCCAACAATGGAATCACTGCAGACAAATCACTAAAGTCTGACCAATCAATAATTACGCCAGCGGCGCGTGCAATTGCGATCAAGTGAATCGTGTGATTAGTTGAACCGCCAGTAGCGAGCAAACCGATGATGCCGTTGATAATCGCTTTTTCATCGATCACTTTACCTACTGGAATAAATTCATTACCCAAAGAGGTGATTTGAGCTGCGCGCTTGGTCGCAGCCACTGTCAGTGCATCACGCAATGGCGTACCTGGATTAACAAATGCGGCGCCTGGCAAATGCAGACCCATGATTTCCATCAGCATTTGATTTGAATTGGCAGTACCAAAGAAAGTACAAGTACCTGGACCGTGATAAGAGCCCTCTTCTGATGCCAACAAGGCATCGCGACCTACTTTGCCCTCGGCAAACAATTGGCGCGTTACATTTTTTTCTTTATTAGAAATGCCGGTGGTCATCGGACCAGCAGGTACAAAAATTGTTGGCAAGTGGCCAAATTGCAAAGCGCCAATCAAAAGACCAGGAACGATCTTGTCACAAACACCTAAACACAGCGTTGCATCGAACATATTGTGCGATAAAGCCACCGCAGTTGACATCGCAATCACATCACGGCTAAACAAAGACAATTCCATGCCAGCCTGACCTTGGGTCACACCATCGCACATTGCAGGCACACCGCCAGCGAACTGCGCAGTGGCACCGACTTCATGGGCGGCTCTTTTAATAATGGCTGGGAACGTCTCAAAAGGTTGGTGTGCCGATAGCATTTCATTGTATGACGACACAATCGCGATATTGGCTGATTTCATTTCGCGCAACATGATTTTATCGGTCGTCGGCATTGCTGCCCAAGCATGCGCCTGATTGGTACAGGCCAAACCTTTACGAACAGGCTCTTTTTTTGCTGCTTCTTCCAAACGCGCCAAATAACGACCGCGTGAATCTTTACTGCGCTCAATAACACGTTGTGTTACTTCAGCCAGACGTGGATGCAATGTCATACGAAACTCCAAATAATCTGGGGGCGATACCCCAGCAAAAATGCACGGAAATTAAGCGTAGTTTTACTACAATCAACGCCGTAGAGCAACCCAAAAAGTACATTGTCACTTTGCGCTGCAATGCAACATTGGCGTTTAGGACCATGGACTTGCTGCTCTTTACGAACAAAAAACACATGGTAGAATTAACAAATAACAAATTCGTTTGCACCGCCATTTATGCATGTAGTAAGATTACAAAGCTTACTTGTCTGCACGCACAATTTAGGTGCACATCAAACCTCAACTGGGAAGGATTTTCGGCAATGACTCCGATCGACGCTTTCGACATGGTATTTTTTGGCGGCACTGGTGACTTGGCCCTGCGCAAGCTATTACCAGCACTTTACCACCAACACCAAGATGGCAACCTTCCAGAGGATGGTCGCATCATCTGCTTAGGCCGCAGCCCTTCAGACACAACAAGCTACGTCGCGAAAGCACAAAGCAAAGCACGCGAATTCTTAGGCAAGCATTATAACGAAGCCGACTGGGCTGTGTTCGCCTCACGCATTGAATATTTCAAAGTTGATGCAAATACCTTGAGTGATTTTGTTGTTTTAGCAGAAGCACTCAATAAATTCCCTACTCGCAATCGCGTATTTTATCTCTCGACTGCGCCTGATTTTTTTGCTCCGATTGCAAAAAACCTAGCTGAAGTCGGCCTAAACAAAGGCAACGCCCGCGTTGTTCTCGAAAAACCCCTCGGCCACGACCTTGACTCATCAAATAAAATTAATGATGAAGTGGGCGAATACTTCACCGAACAGCAAATTTATCGGATTGATCACTATCTCGGCAAAGAGCCTGTGCTCAATTTAATTGCCCTGCGCTTTGCCAATACCTTGCTTGAGCCTCTCTGGCGCCGTGAATGGATTCGTGACGTACAAATCACCGTGACTGAACAAGTCGGCGTTGAAACTCGCGCAGACTTTTACGACAAAACAGGCGCTTTGCGCGATATGGTACAAAACCATCTCTTGCAATTGCTCACTATCGTGGCAATGGAACCGCCAGCCTCAATCGACGCTGATGCAGTACGTGATGAAAAACTCAAAGTATTGCGCGCACTGAAACCGCTCACGCCAGAAACAGTGCATAGTAAAGTCGTGCGCGGTCAATATCGTGCCGGTGCAGTCGGTGGCAAAGCAGTTCCTGGTTACCAAGATGAACCAGGTGTTCCGGCTGGCTCAAAAGCAGAAACATTTGTGGCTCTAAAAGCTGAAATCGAAACTTGGCGTTGGGCGGGTGTGCCATTCTTCTTGCGTACCGGCAAACGCCTACAAGAACGCCTTGCTGAAATCGTGATTAATTTCCGTGAAGCACCGACTTCAATTTTCGGCAAAAATACGCAACCGAACCGTCTAGTGATTCAATTACAACCTGCTGAGTCAGTTCGCCTCTACATGCTTGCGAAAGAACCAGGTCGTGAACGCTTGCGTGAAGTGTATTTGGATTTGGATTTCAAAGAAGCTTTTAGTACCCGCAGCCCAGAAGCTTATGAGCGCCTATTAATGGATGTCATCAAAGGTGATCTATCGCTGTTCGTACGTCGCGACGAACAACGTGCGGCTTGGCGTTGGGTTGAGCCAATTATCGATAGCTGGGAAAACAGCAACGAAGGCCCTAAAACCTACTCTGCTGGCACTTGGGGCCCTGCGGCCTCTTCTGCACTATTGTCTCGCGACGGAATGTGTTGGCACGAAGAGGCGTAAGCCTTTAATCAGTTTCCCGAATTACGCCAAGCCGTGGCAAAATTCGGGAAACTCCGAATTGCACAGCAAATATTGTATTGAATCTCTGGAGAATCCTGAATGTCCCTGCAATGGCATGAGTTCGCAAACAAAGACGAGCTCGACCTTAACCTCGCCCACTCTATTGCTGAGCAATTAAAACAAGCAATCGCAGAGCGCGGTACCGCCAGCCTGGCCGTTTCCGGTGGTCGCACACCAGCAGGGATGTTTAAGGCTTTGCGTACTAGTCCTATCGACTGGGCAAAAGTAAACATCACCTTAGTCGATGAACGTTGGGTTCCCAATGACCATGCAGACAGCAACGAGCGCTTGACTCGCGAGAACTTACTGCAAGAAAACGCAGCTGCGGCCAACTTTATTTCTATGGTCAACGAATCTGCAACACCACACGAAGGCTTAGCAGGTATTGAATTACAGCTTAATGTAATCAAATGGCCTATCGACATACTGATCCTTGGCATGGGTGATGACGGCCATACCGCCTCACTATTTCCAAATGCAATCGAGCTTGAGGCTGCATGCGCTTCGACCAATTTAGTCGCAGCGGTAACGCCTCCTGCTGCGCCTCATCAACGAATCACCCTCACTTTACCGACGATTGCACAAGCTAGAAACGTACTGGTGCACATTACCGGCACCGGTAAAAAAGAATTGCTCAATACAGCAATGCAAGAACAAAAAGCCATCACCGATCTCTACCCAATTCGCCGCGTACTCGACCAAGTTAAGAGCACCGCACAGGTTTATTGGACTGCCTAAGTGATTTCAACCTTTTCCATTTTTTCTTCCAACGCCAAAGCAGCTTTTCTGCTTGGCGTTATTGCGTTTGATTGAGGGCGCCAAATCATGCTCGAACGAATCAAAGCAGTACTTGATACATTATCTAAATCTGAACGCAAGGTGGCCGATCTGGTATTGGCTCAGCCAAACCTCGTGGCCAATGCACCGATTGCACAAATTGCAGAGCTATCTGACGTTTCGCAACCGACTGTGATTCGCTTCTGCCGTTCACTCAATTGCTCTGGCCTGCAAGACTTTAAACTTCGCCTCACGCGTAGCTTGGTCTCGGGTGTGCCCTATGTGCACTCGATGGTCTCTGCAGATGACTCAGCGCATGATTTAGCCAAAAAGTTATTCGATAACAATATTTCTCATCTACTGCGCTGCCGCAATGAGCTCGATACCGATGTACTCGACAAAGCCATTCGTATTCTTTCCAGCACAGGAAAAATCGAGGTTTGGGGACAAGGTCAATCCGGTGCCGTCGCAATTGATGCGCAAAATAAATTTTTCCGTTTAGGCGTTCCGACTGTCGCCTATACCGACCCGCATATGCACGGCATGAGCGCATCGATGCTCAAACCGGGCGACGCGGTGATTGCCGTATCTAACTCTGGCCGCACGCTAGACATGCTGCGGTCAGTCGAAATCGCGCGTGATTCAGGCGCGGACGTCATTGGGATTACGCACTCCAAATCACCGATGGCTAAGCGCTGCAATATTTGTCTGTTTGCCGACACGATGGAAGATCCAGACCTATACACCCCGATGATTACCCGCATCGTG contains these protein-coding regions:
- the edd gene encoding phosphogluconate dehydratase, which gives rise to MTLHPRLAEVTQRVIERSKDSRGRYLARLEEAAKKEPVRKGLACTNQAHAWAAMPTTDKIMLREMKSANIAIVSSYNEMLSAHQPFETFPAIIKRAAHEVGATAQFAGGVPAMCDGVTQGQAGMELSLFSRDVIAMSTAVALSHNMFDATLCLGVCDKIVPGLLIGALQFGHLPTIFVPAGPMTTGISNKEKNVTRQLFAEGKVGRDALLASEEGSYHGPGTCTFFGTANSNQMLMEIMGLHLPGAAFVNPGTPLRDALTVAATKRAAQITSLGNEFIPVGKVIDEKAIINGIIGLLATGGSTNHTIHLIAIARAAGVIIDWSDFSDLSAVIPLLAKVYPNGAADVNHFHAAGGMGYVIRELLDAGLLHNDVWTAAGFGLRHYAQEPFLDNGAVVWRDAPTVAGDTTVLSTVAKPFQADGGTKLLQGNLGRAVIKTSAVAPEFRVVNAPAIVFDDQEDVIAAFKRGELERDFIAVVRFQGPRANGMPELHKLTPPLGVLQDRGFKVALVTDGRMSGASGKVPAAIHITPEVVSGGALGKVRTGDMILLNAETGELVAQVDEAVWAAREVVTADMSKNGFGMGRELFTTFRQNATGAEEGAVSMGLAH
- the zwf gene encoding glucose-6-phosphate dehydrogenase, with the protein product MTPIDAFDMVFFGGTGDLALRKLLPALYHQHQDGNLPEDGRIICLGRSPSDTTSYVAKAQSKAREFLGKHYNEADWAVFASRIEYFKVDANTLSDFVVLAEALNKFPTRNRVFYLSTAPDFFAPIAKNLAEVGLNKGNARVVLEKPLGHDLDSSNKINDEVGEYFTEQQIYRIDHYLGKEPVLNLIALRFANTLLEPLWRREWIRDVQITVTEQVGVETRADFYDKTGALRDMVQNHLLQLLTIVAMEPPASIDADAVRDEKLKVLRALKPLTPETVHSKVVRGQYRAGAVGGKAVPGYQDEPGVPAGSKAETFVALKAEIETWRWAGVPFFLRTGKRLQERLAEIVINFREAPTSIFGKNTQPNRLVIQLQPAESVRLYMLAKEPGRERLREVYLDLDFKEAFSTRSPEAYERLLMDVIKGDLSLFVRRDEQRAAWRWVEPIIDSWENSNEGPKTYSAGTWGPAASSALLSRDGMCWHEEA
- the pgl gene encoding 6-phosphogluconolactonase; the protein is MSLQWHEFANKDELDLNLAHSIAEQLKQAIAERGTASLAVSGGRTPAGMFKALRTSPIDWAKVNITLVDERWVPNDHADSNERLTRENLLQENAAAANFISMVNESATPHEGLAGIELQLNVIKWPIDILILGMGDDGHTASLFPNAIELEAACASTNLVAAVTPPAAPHQRITLTLPTIAQARNVLVHITGTGKKELLNTAMQEQKAITDLYPIRRVLDQVKSTAQVYWTA
- a CDS encoding SIS domain-containing protein gives rise to the protein MLERIKAVLDTLSKSERKVADLVLAQPNLVANAPIAQIAELSDVSQPTVIRFCRSLNCSGLQDFKLRLTRSLVSGVPYVHSMVSADDSAHDLAKKLFDNNISHLLRCRNELDTDVLDKAIRILSSTGKIEVWGQGQSGAVAIDAQNKFFRLGVPTVAYTDPHMHGMSASMLKPGDAVIAVSNSGRTLDMLRSVEIARDSGADVIGITHSKSPMAKRCNICLFADTMEDPDLYTPMITRIVHLVIIDVLAVGVALKRGPELIDQLEKMKRNMKEKRVRGHDH